One Primulina huaijiensis isolate GDHJ02 chromosome 5, ASM1229523v2, whole genome shotgun sequence DNA segment encodes these proteins:
- the LOC140976593 gene encoding pathogenesis-related protein PR-1, whose product MKPNILFILIILATIETISDARTNNETIYKISKQLCLNCLGESVQFLFGHNLVRARKLELPLIWDSELANYARWWAQQRQADCKLAHSFPEDGFKLGENVYWGSGSTWTPMDAVRAWADEEKYYSYRSNSCVEGQQCGHYTQIVWGSTRRIGCARVVCDSGDSFMTCNYYPPGNVIGERPY is encoded by the coding sequence ATGAAGCCAAATATCCTCTTTATACTCATAATCCTCGCAACCATCGAAACCATCTCGGACGCGAGAACAAACAACGAAACCATCTACAAAATCTCAAAGCAACTTTGTTTGAATTGCCTTGGCGAATCAGTACAATTCTTGTTCGGCCACAACTTGGTAAGGGCAAGAAAGTTGGAGTTGCCGCTCATATGGGATTCCGAGCTGGCAAATTACGCCAGGTGGTGGGCCCAACAAAGACAAGCAGATTGCAAACTAGCTCACTCGTTCCCCGAGGATGGTTTCAAGTTAGGCGAGAACGTATATTGGGGAAGTGGCTCGACTTGGACTCCGATGGATGCGGTGCGGGCGTGGGCGGACGAAGAGAAGTACTACAGTTACAGGAGCAATAGTTGCGTCGAAGGGCAGCAATGCGGACATTACACACAGATCGTGTGGGGAAGTACGAGGAGAATCGGGTGTGCTCGTGTTGTTTGCGACAGTGGAGATTCGTTCATGACTTGTAATTATTATCCTCCAGGGAATGTTATTGGTGAGAGGCCTTATTAA